The proteins below are encoded in one region of Hordeum vulgare subsp. vulgare chromosome 3H, MorexV3_pseudomolecules_assembly, whole genome shotgun sequence:
- the LOC123441272 gene encoding uncharacterized protein LOC123441272 encodes MVTASKGPPLRITHPSHPGHVLTLYATGGALFQCDGCRHYGEDDRRYRCDPCDYDLHVCCVPLKMEDLTLTHPFFKGCTFDFRYSPPSPSTLAGHGSFCGACGDQVLGFMFHDGERKINLHTQCANLAERVVQEDGVFDLVREAPAGGSCGLCGQGQGGRRGRFWCYGYLDGHRQPAYTHVGCMMEACYKRSQIAQVSAPTAWALGTPATWEVGTTQGTPTTWPVGTPQSTPTTWDSGLSSTISKVSLFCKVAVAVARVASAVSTGTGGDPLWIDTTTTAADPAE; translated from the exons ATGGTGACGGCCTCCAAGGGTCCTCCGTTACGGATAACCCACCCCTCCCACCCAGGGCACGTGCTCACGCTTTACGCCACCGGCGGCGCACTGTTCCAGTGCGACGGCTGCCGGCACTACGGCGAGGATGATCGTAGGTACCGGTGCGACCCGTGCGACTACGACCTTCACGTATGCTGCGTCCCCCTCAAGATGGAGGACCTGACGCtcacgcatcctttcttcaagggttgCACCTTCGACTTCCGCTACAGCCCTCCCAGTCCCAGCACCCTGGCTGGTCACGGCAGCTTCTGCGGCGCCTGTGGAGATCAG GTGCTCGGCTTCATGTTCCACGACGGCGAGCGCAAGATCAACCTCCACACGCAGTGCGCCAACCTGGCGGAGCGCGTAGTCCAGGAAGACGGCGTGTTCGACCTCGTCAGGGAGGCGCCTGCCGGCGGTAGCTGCGGGTTGTGCGGGCAAGGGCAAGGCGGCCGCCGCGGCAGGTTCTGGTGCTACGGCTACCTCGACGGTCACCGGCAGCCCGCGTACACGCACGTGGGGTGCATGATGGAAGCTTGCTACAAACGCTCCCAGATCGCGCAGGTGAGCGCGCCCACGGCATGGGCGCTGGGAACGCCGGCGACGTGGGAGGTGGGCACGACGCAGGGCACGCCGACGACGTGGCCGGTGGGCACGCCGCAGAGCACGCCGACGACATGGGACAGTGGGTTGTCGTCCACCATTAGCAAGGTCTCGCTTTTTTGCAAGGTTGCGGTGGCCGTCGCCAGGGTCGCCTCCGCGGTCTCCACTGGCACGGGGGGTGACCCGTTGTGGATTGACACGACCACGACGGCTGCAGATCCCGCCGAATAA
- the LOC123442420 gene encoding beta-1,2-xylosyltransferase XYXT1-like translates to MGDDHGAKLVKSLRGAAQKYVGVGFFLGFFLVLLTYFTVSEQFAIAAPNAIRRTSPGHPTLTSPAVAEKTVQQQQLPVKKEEAPLPEHEQVHEKPPPVDDDEEPHRETEEPNSQTEHPIDEASKIVTTAEESAPAKKPACDIQGPWASDVCDLAGGSGGVRIHGSAHTVLVPPTIESGGSNPNPQEWRVLPYSRKHMSGIKEITVRELATPADAPRCAVTSQVPALVFAMGGLTGNYWHDFSDVMIPLYLQASRFDGEVQLVVTNYQRWYAGKYRDIIARLSRYDVVDMDKDDQVRCFPSAVVGIRMHKEFSIDPAKEPTGHSMPEFTKFLRNVFALPRAAPMRVTAGPSDGKKKPRMMIISRRHPRKLVNVDEVVALAKRIGFEVVIGDPPFNVDVGDFAREVNAADVLMGVHGAGLTNSLFLPTGAVFIQVNPFGKMEHIGEVDFGTPAVDMGLKYMSYSCGMEESTLVDTLGRDHPAVKDPESIHRSGWNKVAEFYLGKQDVKLDLQRFEPVLLKAMAMLRE, encoded by the exons atgggGGACGACCATGGCGCCAAGCTGGTGAAGAGCCTGCGGGGCGCGGCGCAGAAGTACGTCGGCGTCGGCTTCTTCCTCGGCTTCTTCCTCGTCCTCCTCACCTACTTCACCGTCTCCGAGCAGTTCGCCATCGCCGCGCCCAACG CTATCCGGAGGACCTCGCCGGGGCACCCGACGCTGACCTCCCCAGCCGTGGCAGAGAAGacggtgcagcagcagcagctcccgGTCAAAA AGGAGGAAGCACCTCTGCCAGAGCATGAACAAGTACATGAGAAGCCACCGCctgtcgacgacgacgaggagccccACAGAGAAACAGAGGAGCCCAACTCCCAAACAGAGCACCCCATCG ATGAGGCTAGCAAGATCGTGACGACGGCGGAGGAGAGCGCGCCGGCGAAGAAGCCGGCGTGCGACATCCAGGGGCCGTGGGCGTCCGACGTGTGCGACCTCGCCGGCGGCAGCGGGGGCGTGCGCATCCACGGCTCCGCCCACACGGTGCTCGTCCCGCCCACCATCGAGTCCGGCGGCAGCAACCCCAACCCGCAGGAGTGGCGCGTGCTGCCCTACTCCCGCAAGCACATGTCCGGCATCAAGGAGATCACCGTGCGCGAGCTGGCCACGCCCGCCGACGCGCCCCGCTGCGCCGTCACCTCCCAGGTCCCCGCGCTCGTCTTCGCCATGGGCGGCCTCACGGGGAACTACTGGCACGACTTCAGCGACGTCATGATCCCGCTCTACCTCCAGGCCTCCCGCTTCGACGGCGAGGTGCAGCTCGTGGTCACCAACTACCAGCGCTGGTACGCCGGCAAGTACCGCGACATCATCGCCCGCCTCTCCCGCTACGACGTCGTGGACATGGACAAGGACGACCAGGTCCGCTGCTTCCCCTCCGCCGTCGTCGGCATCCGCATGCACAAGGAGTTCAGCATCGACCCGGCCAAGGAGCCCACGGGCCACTCCATGCCGGAGTTCACCAAGTTCCTCCGCAACGTCTTCGCGCTCCCGCGCGCCGCGCCCATGCGCGTCACCGCCGGACCGAGCGACGGGAAGAAGAAGCCGAGGATGATGATCATCTCCCGGCGCCACCCGAGGAAGCTGGTGAACGTGGACGAGGTGGTGGCCCTCGCCAAGCGGATCGGGTTCGAGGTGGTGATCGGGGACCCGCCGTTCAACGTGGACGTCGGCGACTTCGCGCGGGAGGTGAACGCCGCCGACGTGCTCATGGGGGTGCACGGCGCCGGCCTGACCAACTCGCTCTTCCTGCCCACGGGGGCGGTGTTCATCCAGGTGAACCCCTTCGGCAAGATGGAGCACATCGGGGAGGTGGACTTCGGGACGCCGGCGGTGGACATGGGGCTCAAGTACATGTCCTACTCGTGCGGCATGGAGGAGAGCACGCTGGTGGACACCCTGGGGCGCGACCACCCGGCGGTCAAGGACCCGGAGTCGATCCACCGGAGTGGGTGGAACAAGGTGGCGGAGTTCTACCTCGGCAAGCAGGATGTCAAGCTCGACCTCcagaggttcgagcccgtgctccTCAAGGCCATGGCCATGCTCAGAGAGTAG